The DNA segment CGCAGCCGCCCAGCACGATGAGGTCGGCCAGGCTGACCTTCTTCCCGCCCGACGCAGAGCTATCGAAATCGGCTTTTATCGCCTCGAGCTTGCCAAGCACCTTGGCGAGCTGGTCGGGCTGGTTGACAGCCCAGTCCTTTTGCGGGGCAAGTCGGATCCGCGCGCCATTGGCGCCGCCGCGATGGTCCGAGCCGCGCCAGGTCGAAGCCGAAGCCCAGGCCGTCGTCACCAGTTCGGCGATCGAGAGACCCGAGCCCAGGATCCTGTCCTTGAGCGAGGCAATGTCGGCATCGTCGACGAGCGCATGGTCGAGCGCTGGTATCGGGTCCTGCCAGATCAGGTCTTCGGCAGGGACTTCGGGGCCGAGGTAGCGTGCCTTGGGTCCCATGTCGCGGTGGCACAGCTTGAACCACGCGCGGGCAAAAGCATCACTGAACTTCTCAGGATTGTCGCGGAAGTACTCGGAAATCTTGCGATATTCCGGGTCCATCTTCATCGCCATGTCGGCGGTGGTCATCATCGTCGGAAGCCGCTTGTCCGGGCTGTGCGCGCCGGGCGCCATGTCCTCCGGCCTCTGATCGATCGGTTGCCACTGGTGGGCGCCGGCCGGGCTCTTGACCAGTTCGTATTCGTAGTCGAGCAGCATGTGGAAGTAGCCCATGTCCCAGGTCGTCGGGCGAGGCGTCCAGGCGCCTTCGAGGCCGCTGGTGATCGTATCGTCGCCCATTCCGCTGGCATGCGTGCTGGTCCAGCCAAGGCCCTGCTGGGCGATGTCCGCACCTTCCGGTTCCGCCCCGACCAGCGCGGCATCGCCCGCCCCGTGACATTTGCCGAAGGTGTGGCCGCCAGCGGTGAGCGCGACGGTTTCCTCGTCATTCATGCCCATGCGGGCGAAAGTCTCGCGAATGTCGCGTCCCGACTGGACCGGGTCCGGATTGCCGCCGGGCCCTTCCGGGTTGACGTAGATGAGCCCCATCTGGATCGCGGCGAGGGGGTCTTCGAGATCGAGCTGCTTGTCCGGATCGATGCGGGTCTGACCGAGCCATTCCTCCTCGGTGCCCCAGTAGACGTCCTTTTCCGGCTCGAACACGTCCGCGCGTCCACCGCCGAAACCGAAGACCGGTCCGCCCATCGATTCAATGGCGACATTGCCGGCAAGGATCAACAGGTCCGCCCAGCTCAGGTTGGCGCCGTACTTCTGCTTGATCGGCCAGAGCAGGCGGCGCGCCTTGTCGAGGTTCGCGTTGTCCGGCCAGGAATTGAGCGGGGCAAACCGCTGCTGGCCCGAATTCGCCCCGCCGCGCCCGTCGCCGGTGCGATAGGTGCCGGCACTGTGCCAGGCCATGCGGATGAAGAAGGGACCATAGTGACCATAGTCGGCCGGCCACCAGGGCTGGCTGTCAGTCATGAGCGCATGTAGATCCTTCTTCACCGCATCGTAATCGAGCGCCTTGAAGGCCTTTGCGTAATCGAAATCCGGGCCGAGCGGGCTGGGCGATCTGCCGCCCTGGTGCAGGATGTCGAGGGAGAGCTGGTTGGGCCACCAATCCCGGTTCGTCCGGCCGAGCAGCGAGCGAAGATCTCCATGCTTCACGGGGCAGCCCCCGCTTACCGTTTCACCTGTCTTGGCGTCCATGATGCTCTCCTGGTCCTGATCTTGCTCCCCGCTCCCGAGTGGATCAGACCATGCCAGTGCTACGATTGCAAGACGCTCCAATCATGGCGAAAGGTCAGACATGGATCAGCGCGGCGACCTCGTCTGGCGGGGCCGTTTCAGTGCGGCCCTCCTTTACGATCCTGCCGCGCTGCATCACGAAGAAACGGTCGGCGAAAGACCATGCAAAGTCGAGGTTCTGTTCGACGATCAGGATCGCCACGCCCAGTTCCTTGCGCACCCGCAGCAAGGCGTCCTCGATCTGCTGGACGATGTTGGGCTGGATGCCTTCGGTCGGCTCGTCGAGCAGGAGCAGCTCCGGTTGGCCGGCCAGGGCGCGCCCGATGGCAAGCTGCTGCTGCTCACCGCCGGAAAGGACTCCGGCCTTGCGGTCCGCGATCTGGGTCAGTTTGGGAAACAGCTCGAAGACCATTTCCGGCACTTTCTTCGCACCTGAAAAGCCCTTGCGTGTCAGGGCGGACAGGCCGACCTCCAGGTTTTCGCGAACGCTGAGGTGGGGGAAGACGTGGCGACCCTGCGGCACGAAGCCGATCCCCGCGCGCGAACGCTGGTGAGCCTGCATCTCGGTCACTTCATGGCCGTGCCAATAGATATGGCCGCCTGTACACGGGATCTGGCCCATGATCGTCTTGAGCAAGGTGGTCTTGCCCACGCCGTTGCGGCCCAGCACGGTCGCGCAATCGCCTTTCCTGAGGTCGAACGCGACATCCCAGAGCACCTGGCTCTTGCCGTAAGCGGAGCTGACTGTGCGCAAGTTGAGCAGCTGGTCTGCGTCTTCGATCGCCATCAGGCCCTCCCGAGATAGATTGCCGCGACTTCCTCGTCGGCGCGGATTTGCTCCAGCGTGCCTTCGCGCAGAAGCTGGCCCTGGTGAAGCACGACGACGTGGCCGCCCAGTTGCGAGACGAAGTCGATATCATGGTCGATGACCAGAACCGCGTGCTTGCCGACCAGGGCTTTCACGATCTCTGCCGTCTGGGTGCTTTCCGCCGCGCCCATACCCGCGGTCGGCTCGTCGAGCAGGAGCAGTTCGGCATCGGTGGCAACGACCATTCCGATCTCCAGCCATTGTTTCTCGCCATGGGAGAGATTGCCGGCGAGCGCATCGCGGCGCGGTGCCAGGCCGACCGTCTCAAGGATTTCCTCGGCCCGGCTGCGGGCTTCGGCTTCGCCCTTGCGGCCGAACTTGGTCCACCACCGGCGGTCGCGGGTGGCCGCGATCGTCAGGTTATCGATCACCGAGAGCGCGACCAGCACGCCGGGCGTCTGGAACTTGCGGCAGATCCCCAGGCCGACGATCGAATGCTCTGCTTCGGCCTGGATTTCCCTGCCGTGGAACAGGACCTTCCCCGAGGTCGGCCGCACCCGGCCGATGATGGAATCGCACATGGTCGACTTGCCCGCGCCATTGGGGCCGATGACCACCGTCATCGAGCCGCTTTCGATGGAGAGCGAGAGGTCGTTGATGGCCTTGAAGCCATCGAAATCGACGACGACATTGCGCATTTCGAGCATGGGAGCGGTCATGCGGGAATCTCCTTCGCGTTCGGGGCGCTGGCGGTTCCGGCGGCATCGGCCTCGGCGCGATCCTTTCGCCAGCGGGCGAAGAGGTCGCCCTTGCGCGAAGCCCGGAACGGGCGATCCTCCCCGAACAGCCCGGCAAGGCCGCGCGGCAGGACGGTGACGGCAAGAATGAACATGAGGCCCAGGAAGTAGAGCCACATTTCGGGCAGGGCGGTGGAGATCTTGTCCTTGGCGAAGTTCACCAGCAAGGCCCCGGCAAGCGCACC comes from the Novosphingobium pentaromativorans US6-1 genome and includes:
- the urtD gene encoding urea ABC transporter ATP-binding protein UrtD, translated to MTAPMLEMRNVVVDFDGFKAINDLSLSIESGSMTVVIGPNGAGKSTMCDSIIGRVRPTSGKVLFHGREIQAEAEHSIVGLGICRKFQTPGVLVALSVIDNLTIAATRDRRWWTKFGRKGEAEARSRAEEILETVGLAPRRDALAGNLSHGEKQWLEIGMVVATDAELLLLDEPTAGMGAAESTQTAEIVKALVGKHAVLVIDHDIDFVSQLGGHVVVLHQGQLLREGTLEQIRADEEVAAIYLGRA
- the katG gene encoding catalase/peroxidase HPI, whose translation is MDAKTGETVSGGCPVKHGDLRSLLGRTNRDWWPNQLSLDILHQGGRSPSPLGPDFDYAKAFKALDYDAVKKDLHALMTDSQPWWPADYGHYGPFFIRMAWHSAGTYRTGDGRGGANSGQQRFAPLNSWPDNANLDKARRLLWPIKQKYGANLSWADLLILAGNVAIESMGGPVFGFGGGRADVFEPEKDVYWGTEEEWLGQTRIDPDKQLDLEDPLAAIQMGLIYVNPEGPGGNPDPVQSGRDIRETFARMGMNDEETVALTAGGHTFGKCHGAGDAALVGAEPEGADIAQQGLGWTSTHASGMGDDTITSGLEGAWTPRPTTWDMGYFHMLLDYEYELVKSPAGAHQWQPIDQRPEDMAPGAHSPDKRLPTMMTTADMAMKMDPEYRKISEYFRDNPEKFSDAFARAWFKLCHRDMGPKARYLGPEVPAEDLIWQDPIPALDHALVDDADIASLKDRILGSGLSIAELVTTAWASASTWRGSDHRGGANGARIRLAPQKDWAVNQPDQLAKVLGKLEAIKADFDSSASGGKKVSLADLIVLGGCAAIEKAASAAGTSVKVPFVPGRTDASQEQTDVEGFAVLEPRADGFRNYLETRFSVPTEELLVDRAQLLGLSAPEMTALVGGLRVLGANHGNRMHGVLTDRPGALTNDFFVNLLDMGTAWKQVDDSGDETFVGTCRKTGQEKWKATRTDLVFGSNSQLRALSEVYASSDGPKKLADDFVAAWTKVMNADRYDLA
- the urtE gene encoding urea ABC transporter ATP-binding subunit UrtE: MAIEDADQLLNLRTVSSAYGKSQVLWDVAFDLRKGDCATVLGRNGVGKTTLLKTIMGQIPCTGGHIYWHGHEVTEMQAHQRSRAGIGFVPQGRHVFPHLSVRENLEVGLSALTRKGFSGAKKVPEMVFELFPKLTQIADRKAGVLSGGEQQQLAIGRALAGQPELLLLDEPTEGIQPNIVQQIEDALLRVRKELGVAILIVEQNLDFAWSFADRFFVMQRGRIVKEGRTETAPPDEVAALIHV